The following nucleotide sequence is from Cucumis melo cultivar AY chromosome 1, USDA_Cmelo_AY_1.0, whole genome shotgun sequence.
cttttctattattattttcatgaaATGCAAAGGTAAATGTTTAGTAATTTCTCCACATGCAAAAGAAAGCAAAATATCAGAAAGGCTCTTGGAGAAGCAAGGACACGTGTCAAGATCACATGAAAACTAGGTCAGAAAAACcaaacccccccccccctcccgcTCTTTCAAAAGCGCAAAACAAAAAGCAATataatttctatttctttctctctcttcccATTTTATTTTCCCTCCACCCCTTTCCCGCCTCTCCTCTCCCCTATCTCTCTCCATAAAATCCCCATTCTCCCTTCTCCATTTCATCTCATCTTCAATCCTCAATCCTCAATCCTCGTCTTCACCTTCTTCTTCCGTCTCTCGGACATCATGAATCGAAGATCCAGAAGATCGGGGAACTCTCAATCCGAGACGTTTCACAAGTATCTAAAGCCTGGTGCGCTAGCACAAATTCGGAATTCTCGGATGATCGCTCGATTCAATCGGGTTAATTTGGTATCTCAGATCTACTCCACTACTTCTTCCAGTCTACCGATCGACTCCGGTTTACTTCAGGTCAACATTGTTGATGCTTCTCCTTCCTTTGCTGGGAGGGTGTATGGCCCTCTCTCTTTGCAGAGGAAGAAACTTTTGGCTTCCAAGTCTTTGTGGTTTCTCGCTTCTAGCCCTACTAATCTCACACCTGATTCTCCGCCTGATCCGGTTATTGAAGTGTTAGGGGGGTGAATTGTATAAGTCTTTTTCTATGGAATACTTTCAACCTGTGAATCGAGTCTTTCTTTGTGAAATTAAATATCAAACTGTAATACATGATACCTTTTGTAGGTAGTGTTGACGATGGGTTGTGAATTTTATTCTTCTTGATTTTGATCGGATTTAAATAATAAGATCTATCATATTATCGATCTATTGTGTTTACGACACCGAGTCGGTTTTATTGTTCAGTTTTGTTTATCTACGCCATTCTATTGAACTTATCTAAACTGGGGCTCATTTTGGACCTTAATGCTTGGGGCTTATGTTGGACTTCTGGTCAACTTTGGTCCTCGACTTATAAAGTAAGGGTTCGAAGCATTTGCAAACTTCTTCCAGCAATTTCACCAATAATGCGGGTCAGTTTTCTCTTGTTTACTTGGTTTGTTCATTAACTGCTTTATAGTTATAAAATTTCCCTTAATATTATGTGGAGCAAGAGCAAGGGTTTTTGACCATCGAAGGATTCACGCCTTTAATTCTATATTGACGATGTTATAAATTGTTCGAagatatttatttcattttgcCGGAGTTTGTAGTCCGCAAAGTCTATAGATTGAGAAACAAATACCAAATCTAGATGCTTTAATTTCTAACTTATAATCTAATTCCAATTTCTATTGAGGGTTTAGTGCTCTTTACTGGCATGATTTATACTGAGTTTTGCAAATTCCAATAGGATGCGGTTGATCTTTTCATCCTATCCTAAACAGGATAGATCCTGATTCTGCTCATGGCATTCGgtgttttttactttttgtgtgtgtgtgtgaaaaACAATAGGGTGAATCGATATTCGGAGTGATGGCATTTCCCACTAGTTACATATCATGCCATACTTTCTTGTAGTGCTTCATTTTCATTGCATATATTTCTATTTCCTAATTCTCCTTTGTTGAACAACGTTAGATAGTTAATTTTCATTGTATATTCCTGCTGCATCATTCCTTAATTTCCTTTTATGACACTACTCAGTAGTTGCCAACGATTTCGATAATTCTTCCTTTAACTGCCTTCAATGCTCCTTTATTTAACAATGTTAGCTAGTTAGGCTATGTTTTGGGTTTTAAGGATAACTTTCATTGCATCTTCCTGCATTTTGAAGTTTCATCCCATTATGTCCTTTTATGGCACTAGTTAATCATCAACTATGTTTATTTCCTCTCCTGCCGTTATTGCTTTGCATGCATTTCCAATTCTTATTGCTTATTTGTTTAACAGTGTTAGCTAGTTAGGCCACTAGTTGTATTTAATGACAATTTTTATTGTAACTTCCTGCACTATCATCCCTTAGTATCCTTTTATGACAGTAGTTAATAGTCAGACGTTAACCATGCCGATAATTACTCTCTTGCTTTAATGGCTTTGCTTATAAAAATGATAGTTTAGTTAGTCACGCCACTTATTGTttttaaggaaaattttcattgCATCTTCCTGCAACTTGATTTTTCATCCCTTAATATACTTTTATCAAAGTAGCTAATCGTCAACTATGTTTTATTCCTCTCCTGATTTAATTGGTTTTTATTTCCATTTCTCAATGCTCTTTTGTTTAACAATGTTATCTAGTTAGGCCACGATTTGGCTTTAAGGAACAGTATTTCAGTCCATCTTCCTGCAATATATAGTTTCCTTCCTCAATATCCTTTTCTGTCAGTAACTGAGTTATCTATGCTGATAATTCCCCTCTTGCTTGCATTGCCATACATGTCTTTCAATTTCTTGATGCCTCTTTGTTTAACAATGTTAGCTAGTTAGGCCATGGTAAGTTATTAAGGATCATTTCCATTCTACAACATAAAGTTGTCCCTTAATATCCTGTTTTGGCAAAAATTAAATGTTAACTGTGTAGAAAACTCTTTGTTTAATTGCTTGCATTTATTTCTTTGTTAAACAATGTTTGATAGTTAGGTCATTATTTGTTTTCTTAGATTGTTTTCCTTGCATCTTCCTCCTACATGAAGTGTCACCACTCAACATCCTCTTTTTTGGCAGTAGCTAGTAGTTAACTATGTTTAAATTCCTTCCTATTTTAAGCGTCTTGCATTTCCTTCCACTTCTTAAGGCCTTTGAAACGTCCTTAAGGCTTCATTTGTGTAACAGTGTGTGTTAGTCACTAGTCAGGCTATGATTTGTTTTCAAGGATCAATTTTGTTTGAAGTTATCCTTTTGTGACAGTAGCTAATGGTCAAGTATGTTGACAGTTGATAATATATTTCCCATCTCTTAATTCTTCGTTGTTTAATAATGTAAGCTAGTTAAGATAAGGTCACAATTTGTTTTCAAGGAACCTTTTCTTTTTGCATCTTCTTACGACATAAACTTGCATCTTTTAATCTGCTTGATCTTTATAGGTTGAGGTCGTATCTTAGAGAAGTGACAATGCCTTCCAAGCCATTTGTGAGACTGAGAACCCATTTGAATTGCTGAGAATTATAATGttgattataatttatttattgtcAACATTTCCagttctttttttatatttgatatatgtGCTAGCAATGCATGGAGTTAATTATTTATTGGGTTTTTTTTCCCAAGTTATTACGGAGTAGGTTTCCATTTCAAGGCTGAATCTAACTAAGTTGCGCTACCAATTTAGCCACATCCCTATCATTGGATTGCCTTATGATGCCCTttgcctctctctctcttttttttggAGCCACTGAAGTAATTAGAAAAGCGATCCCTCTATTGAAAAATGTTTCTTTCTATTTGATTTTTACattatcttctttcatctctcccTATTGAAGACCCGTACTCTTGTCAATTTTTGATTTGATAGGATAATGGAGGAAATTTTCTATGTATTATTGTAGCAAGTAACACATTTTTGTGATGATTTTTTAGatgtattattttattttagattaaattataaaaaaatgtctCTTACCTTTAACACTTTCGATGAAAAATGCGACTGATGTTTcaaaaatattctaaaaatttcaaagataattataaaaaaaaccaTCATCAAACAATTAAAGTTTAGCTAAAAAATAATGCagaacttttaaaagtttaaaaaatacttttattttaataaaattaaatgtacctctatatttcatattttaatttctcattgatttttttattcttaacttagattaattttttcaactactaaaataaaaactaaaattttaatttaaaacataaaacttttaaaaaatcataCAATTTTAAAACCAAATCTCCATTTAAAACATACCAAAACAATAAATAGTCGAATAAAAAAAAGTATCCAACTCTTAAGAGGCACTCAATTATTAACCCTACGgttttgttaaatatttaagtttataaatcatttgtactttatttattatcttttttcttatattaaTTCACATACCTTCGTAtaggtttatttatttatttcttgaaTAAAGATGGAGAATATGAAGGTAACAAGATATGTCGTAACCGTTTCTTTTAATAGAATATTGAAAAGTTGTCAAAAATAGTAGAATTGACAAAAAGtataatgaattttttattttagtgattttttttaatgaaatgtaaatagtttattttttattatttttagaaaaacccattttttttttacttcaagaGCTTCACAATTTGTGCCAAAAGCAGTAAAAAATGCTCTTAAATTTCTCAAATGAGTTCAAAAATATTCTTATAGTAAGTTTTGGATGGAAACTTTTGTGTAAAAAATGCTctaaattttttaaactttaaaaaaatcttaaactAAAAATGATATTACaaggtttttaaaaaataatacaaaacaaactatttataaaatcataattcatttaagtattttttaatgtattttgtaaatgatttttttttgtattgcTATCCATAAAAATTTCCCATTACTAATAAACAAATTATCACATTTAAGAATTAGGAATAAATTATGAATAATGTAATTTAATACGACATATCGGATCTACACTCATGAGGAGAATAGGAATTCACACGAACGACCTGTCGTCAAAGTGCAGATAAGCCAATACAAAGAAAATGATTAATCATCTCGCTGACATGGGTAACACGTCGAAAAGCTTGACTACGATGGTACGACGCCGTTTCGGAACAGTGTAAACATCCTGTTCCGGAGTCGAAAAATGTCACCGCCGTAGAGAGGAGCTCCCTCCAAATCAAAGAAACATAGGCCAAACGGAAACGAAAGTCATAAGATTCAAATGGAGCTTCAACATAAGGTCAAAATCGCTCTAGTTGTAGCTTCTTTCGCAGCGCTTACGATCTTGTTTACAGCCAGGCGGCGCAGGAAGCGAAGGAGCGGTTCTACTTCTTGTTATTTACGAGATGATCAGAAGCCTCAGTACGCATTTAAACGTGTATTGGCCGACAATTCTTATTCTGCGTTCAAGCACTTGAAGCTCAATATGAATAAAGGTATATAGTCTGTTAGCTCTATTTCAAATTTGATATCGTTTTAAGCTGCTGAGACTGCTGTTTTTAGTAGCAAATGGAGTGTTTAATGAAGAAATGTTGTTTTTCATTGTTTGTTTGAGATAAGATGGTTTAAGTTCTTTTTAAGCTGAATATTTTCCATGGAGTAACAGGATGTAGGGAAATGGAAATCTGGAAGATtcttcatatatatttttttatttgataggATTATTGGTTACAAGTTTTCATCAATGGCTATTATTTGTCTTATTGTCAATCTTCATGTTCTACTTTTGTATATGATTTTGCAATGGGGGTTTTCATGTTCTTATGAGGTTGACTGACTGAAGTGTGTTATCTTGCAGATAATGATGTAAACTCGCATCCTTACGAGTCAGAAATATTATCATTGCTAGAAAATTCTTCGCCTGAACTCAATTTTATCAGTGAAAGAACAGATTTAACTTTGAGTGACACTTATGCTTGGGTTGAGACTGAGTCCCAATTGGAAGAACTCGTGGATGTGTTGAATAAAGAAATGGTGTTTGCTGTTGATACTGAGCAGCACAGTCTAAGATCCTTTCTGGGTTTCACTGCTTTAATACAGGTAATTTCACGCATAAATCGATGAGTCTTTCCATGCAGCCCCCGTTTCTTTAATTTTTACAGACAGTGCTTACATTTTATTTGTTTGAAGCAGATTTCTACACACAAGGAAGATTATTTGGTTGACACTATAGCTCTGCACGATTCAATGAATCTTCT
It contains:
- the LOC103495597 gene encoding uncharacterized protein LOC103495597, whose translation is MNRRSRRSGNSQSETFHKYLKPGALAQIRNSRMIARFNRVNLVSQIYSTTSSSLPIDSGLLQVNIVDASPSFAGRVYGPLSLQRKKLLASKSLWFLASSPTNLTPDSPPDPVIEVLGG